A region from the Clostridium beijerinckii genome encodes:
- a CDS encoding site-specific integrase — MQGSVRKKGNRWYYYFDIIDIGGKRKRIERSGGKTKPEAEEALNKALYKYNNGYVEPHKLKYDEYVDDWLENYIKQNRKINTYVRYKELYTNNVKPYLGQYLLKDIKPMLIENLINSEKKKGLSNTTLQTIFGVINTSLNRAVKLQVVNDNICRFVERPRRDKFIANILTIDEFNIMINHLDKTIYGNYIFELVLMVTIELGLRRGEVAGLEWENIDFENNIIKIQNNLIYINTSVELGTPKTSESRRNIYVSDEILQKLKDHKELQASNKAKYGELYETNIFNNRLCNFVFTWESGKYIHPNYFTLKFNRLSKDSGINKRVRFHDLRHTNATLLLEQGVDFKIIQERLGHSDIGTTLNIYSHVTTEMQKSASKKLSDLFSPNKKK; from the coding sequence ATGCAAGGAAGTGTTAGAAAGAAAGGAAATAGGTGGTATTATTATTTTGATATCATCGATATAGGAGGGAAAAGGAAACGTATTGAACGAAGTGGTGGCAAAACCAAACCAGAGGCTGAGGAAGCTTTAAATAAAGCACTATATAAGTATAACAATGGCTATGTTGAACCACATAAATTAAAATATGATGAATATGTTGATGATTGGCTCGAAAACTATATAAAACAAAATAGAAAAATAAATACATATGTCCGCTACAAGGAACTCTATACCAATAATGTTAAACCCTATCTTGGACAATATTTACTGAAAGATATTAAGCCAATGTTAATAGAAAATCTAATTAATTCTGAAAAAAAGAAAGGCTTAAGTAATACTACACTTCAAACAATTTTTGGTGTCATCAATACTTCTCTTAATAGAGCTGTAAAATTACAAGTGGTCAATGATAATATATGCAGATTTGTAGAAAGACCTCGTAGAGATAAATTTATTGCCAATATATTAACCATAGATGAGTTTAATATTATGATAAATCATTTAGATAAAACTATATATGGTAACTATATATTTGAATTAGTATTAATGGTTACTATTGAACTTGGTCTAAGGCGTGGAGAAGTTGCAGGATTAGAATGGGAAAACATAGACTTCGAAAATAATATAATTAAAATACAAAATAATCTCATTTATATAAATACATCTGTTGAACTTGGTACTCCTAAAACTTCAGAAAGTCGAAGAAATATTTATGTATCAGATGAAATTCTTCAAAAGCTTAAAGATCATAAAGAACTCCAAGCTTCAAACAAAGCAAAATATGGTGAATTATATGAAACTAATATATTTAACAATAGACTTTGTAATTTCGTTTTTACCTGGGAGTCTGGGAAATATATTCATCCAAATTACTTTACATTAAAATTCAATCGATTATCAAAGGATTCAGGAATAAATAAACGAGTTCGCTTCCATGATTTAAGACATACGAATGCCACTTTACTTTTAGAACAAGGAGTTGATTTTAAAATCATTCAAGAAAGATTAGGACATTCAGATATTGGCACAACATTAAATATCTATTCCCATGTTACAACTGAAATGCAGAAATCTGCAAGTAAAAAACTATCAGATTTATTCTCTCCAAACAAAAAAAAATAG
- a CDS encoding XRE family transcriptional regulator, which translates to MSKFPIRLKELREEKGLLSKDFAKLMSVEPATITNWEKGNRFPKDDVLIKIADYFDCSTDYLLGRTDDKLSKVYSGMLHNQTIEIEIDKGYPHELTAEDVQNIIRQLDAVGLDVKKLIENSKKK; encoded by the coding sequence ATGAGTAAATTTCCTATTAGGCTTAAAGAGCTTCGTGAAGAAAAAGGATTATTAAGCAAAGACTTTGCTAAACTTATGAGCGTTGAACCTGCAACAATTACGAATTGGGAAAAAGGAAATAGATTTCCTAAGGATGATGTACTAATTAAAATTGCTGATTATTTTGATTGTAGTACAGATTACCTATTAGGTAGAACTGATGATAAACTTTCAAAAGTATACTCTGGAATGTTACATAATCAAACTATAGAAATAGAAATTGACAAGGGATATCCTCATGAATTAACTGCTGAAGATGTTCAAAATATTATTAGACAACTAGATGCAGTTGGATTAGATGTGAAAAAATTAATAGAAAACTCTAAGAAAAAATAA
- a CDS encoding transcriptional regulator: MYSKLKGLMVEKRITQQELAQILKITASALNFKINGRSDFSVTEAKLVSSFFGKTIEEIFIIDEVNKMKTVKNV; encoded by the coding sequence ATGTATAGTAAACTAAAAGGTCTTATGGTAGAAAAAAGAATTACTCAACAAGAATTAGCACAAATACTAAAAATAACTGCAAGTGCATTAAATTTTAAAATAAACGGTAGATCTGACTTTAGCGTAACAGAGGCTAAATTGGTTTCAAGTTTTTTTGGAAAAACAATAGAAGAAATATTTATTATTGATGAAGTCAATAAAATGAAAACTGTTAAAAATGTTTAA
- a CDS encoding transcriptional regulator, with product MEPVLYTVTEAAELLKVNRNSVYDLLKNNVIRGLKLGSLKITRTELIKFLEENNGKDLSNLEDIKDLTFERDQ from the coding sequence ATGGAGCCAGTTTTATATACTGTAACTGAAGCAGCAGAGTTATTAAAAGTTAATAGAAATTCTGTATATGATCTACTAAAGAATAATGTAATACGAGGTTTAAAGCTTGGGAGTCTAAAAATAACCAGGACAGAATTAATTAAGTTTTTAGAAGAGAACAATGGAAAGGATTTATCTAATTTAGAAGATATTAAAGATTTGACTTTTGAGAGGGATCAATAG